A region of Rhodohalobacter barkolensis DNA encodes the following proteins:
- a CDS encoding S9 family peptidase, whose protein sequence is MKYSLRTITSLFVFLMAGFLVQDAQAQQEANFELAERFTADNMQKMTGSAFLRANWLEDKDQFWYEWEDGEGKRWMFVDASRQNIRPLFDRENMSAQLSEEFNRGFDAKNLDLKEFDYDTDRELFTFHVDSIEFKYHIDRNLLEKGDSLEAEERERWATYSPDSTYIAFAREHDLYIMETDDPDSTEIRLTEDGERWYSFQADHGDTTSTERLRARVNWFEDSEKLYVKRQDWREVDELWVINNVKSRPELETYKYNMPGEDNHYQDEILVFDIESQEHVRLDTDKWPDQSLGGVYFSNGGIYTTETSSDHMYILRRNRTWDEVDVVKANTNTGETEVLWSEKSEPYFNVMNSYLGIINDGEEFIWLSERTGWGQLYRYDSEGNLQNRITDGHFMVTDVAAVDTTGQTVYFEGFGKEEDRNPNHAHYYKVSFDGSGQQLVTPENANHSFSISDSRSYFVHNASRPDMPTEAVLRDNRGREVLQLEEVDLTRLNEAGFNMPEQFSVKAKDGYTDLYGVMWKPADFDPEKKYPIISYVYPGPQVEPFPRSFSVTGTAARAHSLAQVGFVVVAMGNRGGSPLREKWYHNYGYNNLRDYALDDNRYGIEQLAGRHSYIDLDKVGIYGHSGGGFMSTAALLSYPDFYKVAVSSAGNHDNNIYNIWWSEFHHGVDAKTDSVTVENENGEEVKEERTTFSSEIPSNAELADNLQGRLLLVHGAIDNNVHPAHTYRVAEELLKAGKRFDMMIFPEARHGFGRYSDYFERMLWDYFAEHLLGYYPEDVDYNLPD, encoded by the coding sequence ATGAAATATTCGTTACGAACCATTACATCTCTTTTTGTTTTCTTGATGGCCGGTTTCCTGGTTCAGGATGCACAGGCTCAACAGGAAGCTAATTTTGAACTTGCCGAACGCTTTACGGCAGACAACATGCAAAAAATGACCGGCTCCGCCTTCCTCCGGGCAAACTGGCTCGAAGATAAAGACCAATTCTGGTACGAGTGGGAAGACGGTGAAGGTAAACGCTGGATGTTTGTGGATGCATCACGCCAAAACATCCGCCCACTTTTTGACCGCGAAAATATGTCTGCTCAACTTTCAGAAGAGTTTAACCGGGGGTTCGATGCCAAAAACCTTGACTTGAAAGAGTTTGATTACGATACCGATCGTGAGCTCTTCACATTTCACGTCGACAGTATTGAGTTCAAATACCACATCGATCGAAATTTACTAGAGAAAGGTGACTCCTTAGAAGCCGAAGAACGTGAGCGATGGGCAACGTACTCGCCGGACAGTACCTACATCGCTTTTGCGCGAGAACATGACCTCTATATCATGGAAACCGATGACCCCGACAGTACGGAGATTCGTCTGACCGAAGATGGTGAACGCTGGTACAGTTTTCAGGCCGATCACGGCGATACCACATCAACAGAACGTCTCAGAGCCCGTGTGAATTGGTTCGAAGATTCGGAAAAACTCTACGTAAAACGTCAGGATTGGCGCGAAGTGGATGAACTGTGGGTCATCAACAATGTAAAATCCAGGCCCGAACTGGAGACATACAAATACAACATGCCCGGTGAGGACAATCACTATCAGGATGAAATTCTTGTCTTTGATATAGAATCGCAGGAACATGTACGCCTCGACACCGACAAATGGCCCGATCAATCACTGGGCGGCGTCTATTTCAGCAACGGCGGAATCTATACGACAGAAACATCTTCAGACCATATGTATATTCTGCGCCGGAACCGTACTTGGGATGAAGTGGACGTGGTAAAAGCCAACACCAATACGGGAGAAACTGAAGTTCTATGGAGTGAAAAAAGTGAACCTTACTTCAACGTAATGAACTCTTATTTGGGTATCATCAACGATGGCGAAGAGTTTATATGGCTGAGTGAACGTACCGGATGGGGACAGCTCTACCGTTACGACAGCGAAGGAAACCTGCAAAACCGAATTACTGACGGACACTTTATGGTTACGGATGTAGCCGCCGTCGATACCACAGGTCAGACCGTTTATTTCGAAGGTTTTGGGAAAGAGGAAGATCGAAATCCTAATCATGCACACTACTATAAAGTCAGCTTTGACGGTTCAGGGCAGCAATTGGTAACTCCGGAAAATGCAAACCACAGTTTCAGCATCAGCGACAGCCGGTCTTACTTTGTTCACAACGCATCGCGTCCCGATATGCCGACAGAGGCTGTGCTCAGAGATAATCGCGGTCGTGAGGTATTGCAGCTGGAGGAAGTAGATCTGACCCGATTAAATGAAGCCGGATTTAATATGCCGGAGCAGTTTTCTGTGAAAGCGAAAGATGGCTATACCGATCTTTATGGCGTAATGTGGAAACCGGCCGATTTTGATCCCGAGAAGAAGTATCCGATTATTTCTTACGTCTACCCCGGCCCTCAGGTTGAACCTTTTCCACGAAGTTTCTCTGTTACAGGCACTGCTGCACGGGCACACTCCCTGGCACAGGTTGGATTTGTGGTTGTAGCGATGGGTAACCGTGGCGGAAGTCCTCTTCGTGAAAAATGGTACCACAACTACGGATATAACAACCTTCGTGACTACGCTCTGGATGACAACCGCTATGGCATTGAGCAGCTTGCCGGGCGCCACTCCTACATCGATCTGGATAAAGTGGGAATTTACGGTCACTCTGGCGGTGGCTTCATGAGTACCGCGGCACTACTTTCCTACCCGGACTTCTATAAAGTTGCCGTATCCTCTGCCGGAAACCACGATAACAATATCTACAACATCTGGTGGAGTGAATTTCACCACGGAGTGGACGCCAAAACCGATTCGGTTACCGTAGAAAATGAGAACGGCGAAGAGGTAAAAGAGGAGCGCACAACATTTTCATCCGAAATACCATCGAATGCCGAGCTGGCTGACAACCTTCAGGGACGACTGCTTTTGGTTCACGGTGCTATCGACAATAATGTTCATCCGGCTCACACCTACAGGGTAGCCGAAGAACTGCTAAAAGCCGGCAAACGATTTGATATGATGATCTTCCCGGAAGCTCGTCACGGTTTCGGTAGATACTCCGACTATTTTGAACGAATGCTGTGGGACTATTTTGCCGAGCATCTCCTTGGCTACTATCCCGAGGATGTAGACTACAATCTCCCGGATTAA
- a CDS encoding aldo/keto reductase — protein MKKLTFNNGDKIDAIGLGTWKSDPGKVGEAVKAALKVGYRHIDCAAVYGNEKEVGSALKESFSAYDINREDVWITSKLWNTAHKPEDVKPALKQTLSDLQLETLDLYLIHWPIAFKPILEGFPQSDSDYLSLDEVPLIETWEAMLEAKNEGLIKHAGVSNFSIKKLKDLSSKTDHAPEMNQIELHPYLQQWDMLDYCSDNNILVTAYSPLGSSDRPDVLKADDEPSLLENEVIHNIANKHDATPAQVLIKWAVERDTTVIPKSTNAGRIEENLKSAELNLDDEDMSKIKSLDIPYRYLDGKVFETESDMYRDIFDEQG, from the coding sequence ATGAAGAAATTGACCTTTAATAACGGTGACAAAATTGACGCAATTGGATTGGGTACATGGAAATCTGATCCCGGCAAAGTGGGTGAGGCGGTAAAAGCAGCTCTCAAAGTTGGGTATCGTCATATCGATTGCGCTGCAGTTTATGGAAATGAAAAAGAAGTTGGATCAGCGCTCAAAGAAAGCTTTTCTGCATATGATATAAATCGTGAGGATGTATGGATCACATCCAAACTATGGAATACGGCGCATAAACCCGAAGACGTAAAGCCTGCTCTAAAACAGACTCTCTCTGATCTTCAATTGGAAACTCTCGATCTTTATTTAATTCACTGGCCAATCGCGTTTAAACCTATCCTTGAGGGTTTTCCCCAGAGTGACAGCGATTATCTCTCACTTGATGAAGTGCCGCTTATTGAGACATGGGAAGCTATGCTCGAAGCGAAAAATGAGGGACTGATAAAACACGCGGGTGTATCAAATTTTAGTATCAAAAAACTGAAAGATCTCAGTTCAAAAACTGATCATGCACCGGAGATGAATCAGATAGAACTGCACCCTTACCTGCAGCAATGGGATATGCTCGACTACTGCAGCGACAACAATATTTTGGTTACGGCCTACTCTCCGCTTGGCAGCAGTGACCGTCCGGATGTTTTAAAAGCGGATGATGAACCTTCATTGCTCGAAAATGAGGTAATCCACAATATCGCCAACAAGCACGATGCAACTCCCGCGCAGGTGCTTATAAAATGGGCTGTTGAAAGAGATACAACCGTGATTCCAAAATCAACCAACGCCGGCAGAATTGAGGAAAACCTGAAAAGTGCTGAGCTGAACCTGGATGATGAGGACATGTCAAAGATTAAATCTCTGGATATTCCTTACCGTTACCTCGATGGGAAAGTGTTTGAAACGGAAAGCGATATGTACCGCGATATTTTTGATGAGCAGGGCTAA
- the tnpA gene encoding IS200/IS605 family transposase, whose translation MGTYSQLLYQIVFSTKNRQPILKKENRKELFKYICGILNNKNCHLYRINGVSDHIHIITHIHPTESVSDIVKVVKISSGNFIKSEKLFTEFEGWQDGYGAFTYKITALDRLIEYVKNQEKHHKNVSYKEEFISLLEEHKIKFDERYLI comes from the coding sequence ATGGGTACTTACTCACAATTACTATATCAAATAGTTTTTAGCACCAAAAACCGACAGCCGATTTTAAAAAAAGAAAACCGGAAAGAACTTTTTAAATATATCTGTGGCATTCTGAACAACAAAAATTGTCATCTATATCGTATAAACGGGGTATCAGATCATATTCACATTATTACTCATATTCACCCTACAGAGTCAGTTTCAGACATAGTTAAAGTTGTTAAGATTTCAAGCGGAAACTTTATAAAGAGTGAGAAACTGTTTACAGAATTTGAGGGGTGGCAAGATGGTTACGGCGCATTTACTTATAAAATTACCGCTCTTGATCGTTTAATTGAGTACGTAAAAAATCAGGAAAAACATCATAAAAATGTAAGCTATAAAGAAGAATTCATTTCTCTTTTAGAAGAGCATAAAATTAAGTTTGATGAGCGATATTTAATTTAA